CACCAACAACCGGATGGAACTGCTGGCGGCCATCGTTGCCCTGGAAACGCTGAAGCGTCCCTGTCGCGTGCATCTGACGACCGATTCCCAATACGTGCGACAGGGCATGCTCGAGTGGCTGCCCAACTGGCGTAAGCGCAACTGGCGCCGCGCCGACGGTCAACCGGTCAAGAACGCCGATCTCTGGGAGCGCCTCGATCAGGCGGCCCGGCGTCACGAGATGCATTGGCACTGGATCAAGGGCCATGCCGGCCATGCCGAGAACGAGCGGGCGGACGAGCTGGCCAATCGCGGCATCGATAATCGTTGTGGAGTGCAGCCATGAGCGAACGACAGATCATCCTGGATACCGAAACCACGGGCATGCCCGTCACGGAAGGCCATCGGCTGGTGGAGATCGGCGCGGTGGAAATGGTCGGCCGGCGGGTCACGGGGCGTCATTACCATGTCTACCTGAATCCCGAGCGGCCCGTCGACCCCGGGGCCTTGGCGGTCCACGGTCTGGATGACGTGTTTCTCTCCGACAAGCCGAAATTCGCCGATGTCGTCGACGAGTTCCTCGCCTTCATCCAGGACGGTGAGCTGATCATCCACAATGCCGAGTTCGACGTGGGCTTCATCAATGCCGAACTCGAGCGTCTGCCTGCGCGCGGTCGTTTGTCGGACTACGTGCCGAACATCGTCGATTCGCTGGCACTGGCCCGGCAGAAGCATCCCGGTCAGCGCAACAGCCTGGATGCCCTGTGCCGTCGCTACAGCATCGACAACAGCGCCCGTACGCTGCATGGCGCCTTGCTGGACTCCGAAATCCTCGCCGACGTCTACCTTGCCATTACGGGCGGCCAGAAGACGCTGTCCTTCGATGCCGACGGCGATGCATCAGGAGATACGGATCAGGCCGATACGGCTGCCCGCATCCTCCGCCTGCCGGCCGATCGGCCGCCGTTGCGGGTGATCGCCGCCGATGCGGCGGAAGCCGAGGCGCATGCGGCCTGGATGGAAAAACTGGGTACCGACGGCACGCCGCGCGTCTGGCCCGGCTGATCCGCCGCCGGCCCGCCGCATTTCAAGGTTTCTGGGTGTCGGCAGGGCGATAGGTAAATATAAACCGATCGCCTATAATGAACATCTCCTGGCAGTGGGCTTCTGCAGATTGCCGTCGCTGCCGCGCACTTTCCATCAATGAGGTTCCTGAAACAGCGGGGGCGTTGAACCGGCCGAGGTGTCTGCGTGACTGAATATGTCCTGATTTTGATTAGCACGGTGCTCGTCAACAACTTCGTGCTGGTGAAGTTTCTTGGCCTGTGCCCATTCTTCGGCGTGTCCAAGAAAATCGAAACCGCAATCGGCATGTCCCTGGCCACGACCTTCGTGCTGACCCTCTCGGCCATTGCCAGCTACCTGACCGAAACCTATCTGCTCGAACCGCTGGGGCTGGCGTACCTGCGCACCATCATGTTCATCGTGGTGATCGCGGTCGTCGTCAACTTCACCGAGATGGTGGTGCGCAAGACAAGCCCGCTGCTGCACAACGTGCTGGGCATCTACCTGCCGTTGATCACCACGAACTGTGCGGTGCTGGGCGTCGCCCTGCTGAACGTGCAGCAGGCGCACAATTTCACCGAATCCGCACTGTATGGGTTCGGGGCTTCCCTCGGCTTTTCGATGGTACTGATCCTGTTCTCCGCCCTGCGCGAGCGCGTGAATGCCGCTGACGTACCCCTGGCCTTCGAGGGTGTGCCGATTGCCCTGATCACGGCGGGCCTGATGGCGTTGGGCTTCATGGGCTTTGCCGGGATGGTGAAGGGCTGATGCTGACGGCGATTCTGGTTTCGGCGGGGCTCGCGCTGGCCTTCGGCATCGTGCTCGGTGTCGCGGCGCAGTGGTTCCATGTCGAGGGAAATCCCCTGGCAGAGAAGATCGATGCGATCCTGCCGCAGACCCAGTGCGGTCAGTGCGGTTTCCCGGGTTGTCGACCCTACGCCGAGGCGATTGCCTCCGGTGCGGCGGACATCAACCAGTGTCCGCCCGGTGGCGAGACCACGATCAAGAATCTGGCCGATCTCCTGGGCGTCGAGCCCAAACCGCTGAATGCCGATAACGGTACTGCGAAGGAAGTCCCGCTCGTGGCGGTGATCGACGAGGACGTCTGCATCGGCTGTACCAAGTGCATCCAGGCCTGTCCCGTCGATGCCATCCTCGGCGCCGCCAAGCAGATGCACACCGTGATCGCCGCCGAGTGCACGGGTTGCGAGCTCTGCATTGCGCCCTGTCCCGTCGACTGCATCGACATGATCCCCGTGGCGGCGGGCGTGGACGATTATCGCTTTCCCTTGCCGGTTTCCGCGCTGCCGGTCGCATCCGACGGGATGGCAGGTCATGTGCAAGGCCACGAAAAGCGCCCGATGGACGAGCAGGTACCCGCTCAGGAAAACCCCCCGTCGGAGTCGGCGCATGTCTGATTCTGCCGCGAACGTCACAACGGCCGCCTTTGATTTCCACGGCGGCATCCACCCGCCGGAAAACAAGGATCTGACTCGGGATCGTGCCGTCGTCGATCTGCCTTTGATGGCCCGATACGTTCTGCCGCTGCACATGCACATCGGAGCTCCGGCACGACCGGTGGTCAAGGTCGGCGATCAGGTCGGCAAGGGGCAGGTGCTGGCGCAGGCGACCGATTTCATCTCGGCCACGATCCATGCGCCGACTTCCGGCATGGTGGTGGCCATCGACGATCATCTGATTCCGCATCCGGGCGGACTTGCCGCGCCGTCGATCCAGCTGGTGGCCGATGGGGCCGACCGCTGGGCGGACATGCCCAACCCCTGGCCGGACTACGCCACCCGTTCCCCGGCGGAGTTGCGTACCCGTCTGCGCGAATCCGGGGTGGTCGGGCTGGGTGGCGCCGTATTTCCCACGGCCGCGAAACTGGCCACGGGTGCCGCCGCCGTCAGAACCCTGGTGCTCAATGGGGCAGAGTGTGAACCCTACATCACCTGCGACGATCGCCTGATGCGCGAGTCCCCGGCAGAGATCATCGCCGGGGCGCAGATCGCCCTGCACATGCTGGGGGCGGAGCAATGTCTGGTCGGCATCGAGGACAACAAGCCCGAGGCGCTGGCGGCCATGAGCGCCGCGGCGGCCCACGATCCGCGATTCACCGTGGTCTCCGTGCCTACGCGCTATCCGGCGGGCGGGGAGAAGCAATTGATCCGGATGCTGACCGGCATCGAGGTGCCGCGCGATCGTCGGGCCATGGAATACGGCCTGATCTGCCTGAATGTCGGAACGGCCGCGTCGGTCCATCAGGCCGTGGTGCACGGGAAGCCGGTGATCGACCGGTTGTTGACGGTGACGGGGGGGGGCGTGCGCCAGCCGGAGAATTTCCGGGTGCGGATCGGCACGCTGATGAGTGACGTCATTACGGCGGCCGGCGGTTACCAGGCGGGCGTCGATCGGTTGATCATGGGCGGGCCGATGATGGGGTTTGCCCTGCCTGACGATGCCGTGCCCGTGGTCAAGGCAACCAATTGCCTGTTGGCGCTGCGTCCCGAGGATCGGCCCGCGGAGCCGGTTCCACAGCCCTGCATCCGCTGCAGCCTGTGTGCCGAGTCCTGTCCGGCGGATCTGCTGCCGCAACAGCTCTACTGGTATGCGCGCTCACGCCAGTTCGAGCGGGCCGTGGCCTATCACCTGTTCGACTGCATCGAGTGCGGCGTCTGCTCGGCGGTTTGTCCGTCGCACATCCCGCTGGTCGAGTATTACCGCTTTGCCAAGACCGAAGTCTGGGCCCAGGAGCGGGAAAAGACCAAGGCGACTGTGGCCCGGGATCGCTTCGAATTCCGCAAGGAACGACTGGAGCGGCAGAAGGCCGAACGCGAAGCGGCCCTGAACAAGAAGCGTCAGGCGCTGGAGGCCAAGACGGCCCGCGTGGCCAAGGCGGAACCCTCGACCGATGCCGCGTCGAAAGGCGCGCGTGCGGCCGCAAAGACAGATGAAACGGCGTTCGGTACCTATCAACCCGGCCAGACCCCGGACGGGTCGCAGCTCGATTCCGCGGTAGAAGCGGCGCGCGCCCGGGCCAAGGCGCGCCGCGCCGCGCTGGAAGCGCAACGATCCGCACCCGTGCCGTCATCCGATGATCCCTCCGACGAGAGTGAACAGATATGAAATTTGGGACGCAATCCCGCCCTTTGTCTGCAGGTTTCAACAGCGTCCAACGGGTCATGCTGACGGTCTGGCTGGCGCTGGTGCCCGGTACGATCGCTGCCACGGTGCTGCTGGGTTGGGGGGTGCTCATCAATGTGCTGCTGGCGGTGGCGACCGGTCTCGTCGCCGAGTCGTCGATGTTGTGGCTGCGCAAGCGGCCGGTGCGCCCGGCGATCACCGACGGTTCAGTGGTCGTGCTTGCCTGGATTTTTGCCCTGTGCCTGCCCAATCTCGGTCCCTGGTGGTTGCCGGTGTTCGGTGCGGCCTTTGCCGTCGTCGTGGCCAAGCAGCTGTACGGCGGCCTCGGCTTCAATCTCTTCAACCCGGCGATGGTCGGTTACGTGGTGCTGCTGATTTCCTTCCCGGAACCGATGACGCGCTGGGGGCCGGCGATCGATGTCGGCGGTTCGGCACTGAACTTCGCGCAGAGCCTTGCCTGGTCGTTCACGGGCAGCCTGCCTACCGGCGTCGGTTACGACGGCCTGAGCGTGGCCACGCCGCTGGACCACATGCGCGAGCAGATCATGGCCGGTGCGCCCATCCATGCCGCGACCCAGAGTGTGCTTGGCGGGGCCGGACTCGAACGCTCCTGGAATCTCTGGCTGGCGGGCGCCTTCCTGCTTGGCGGTGCATTCATGCTCTGGCGGGGGGTGATCCGCTGGCATATTCCGGTCGCCGTCCTTACGGGCGTGGCGTTCATGTCGGGCTTACTCTGGCTGATCGATCCGCAGACCCATGCCTCGCCCCTGTTCCACCTCGTGTCGGGGGCCGCGATCTTCGGGGCGTTTTTCGTGGCCACCGATCCGGTGACGGCTTCGACGACGCCCCGTGGCCGTCTCATTTTCGGCTTTGGCATCGGCGTGCTCACCGTGCTGATTCGCAGTTTCGGCAACTATCCCGACGGGGTGGCTTTCGCCGTGTTGCTGATGAACCTGTGCGTGCCGCTCATCGACTATTACACCCAGCCCCGGGTGTTTGGTCACAAAGCGTCGGGTAAGCAGTCATGAAGCGCCTGTTGAGATTGGATCGCAGCCGGATCGTGATCACGGCCCTGCTGCTGGCCGGGTTCTCCATCGTCGGTGTGGGGCTTGTGGCCGTGACGGAGGAGGGGACGCGTGACCGGATTGCCGAAGCCGCCCTGGCCGTGCTGCGTGCCCAGGTCAGTGCCGTGCTTCCCAAGGGGCAGTACGACAATGACCCCGCCGACGCCGCGTTCCTGTTGCCGGATCCGGCCGAGCTGAATCTGCCCAGGTTGAAGCACGAAGACGAATCGGCGGCTGAACGGCTGGAAGACGCGACGGAAGCCGGCATCGTCGGTTTCCGGGCAACCCTGAAGGGTACGGTCACTGCAGTCGTGCTGCCGGTCATCACCCACTACGGCTACAGCGGGGACATCAAGCTGATTGTCGGGGTCGATCGTGCCGGTACGGTGACCGGCGTTCGGGTCACCCGACAGAACGAAACGCCGGGATTGGGCGACAAGATCGAACCCGCCAAATCGCCCTGGATCTTCGAGTTCACGGGCAAGAGTCTGAACGACCCCGGTGCCAAGGGCTGGGCGGTGAAAAAGGACGGCGGGGTCTTCGATCAGTTCACCGGGGCGACCATCACGCCGCGTGCGGTGGTCGGCGCAATCCATCAGGTTCTGGCCTATGTTCAGAAGCATCATGCCCTGCTGTTTGCGCCGGACGGTAAGCCGACCACCGCTGAGCCGCCCATGACACACGACGAATCCAGGAGTGCCCATGAGTGATGTTTCCTACCGCGAGTTGACGATACAGGGGCTGTGGAAGAACAACCCGGGCCTCGTACAGATTCTCGGCATGTGCCCGATGATGGCCATTTCCACCACGGTGGTGAATGCGCTGGGTCTCGCCCTGGCGACGATCCTGACCATGGTGGTGTCCAACGGCCTGGCTTCGGCCATCCGCCATTGGGTGCGTCCCGAAGTGCGGTTGCCCGTCTTCGTCATGGTGGTCGCCTCGGTGGTGACGGTGATCGAGCTGCTCATGAATGCCTACATGACCACGCTCTATCATGCACTGGGCATTTTCCTGCCGCTGATCGTGACCAACTGCATCGTGATTGCGCGGGTGGAAGGTTTTGCCGCCCGCAATCGGCTGGCGCCTGCGCTTTACGACGGTCTGATGATGGGGCTGGGATTCGGTCTCGTATTGATCGCCCTGGGCGCAATCCGGGAAGTGCTGGGGTTCGGCACGCTGTTCGCCAATGCAGACCAGCTGTTCGGGCCGGTGGCCGCTCATTGGACGCTGCACATCCTGCCTGAGCAGGCGAACTTCCTGCTCGCGATCCTCCCGCCGGGCGCATTCATGGCGCTGGCGGTGCTGATCGCGCTCAAGCAGGCGTTGGAACGCCATCAGGAGGTGCGTCAACGCCAGCGAGAGGCGCAACGCCAGGAGCGTGCCGCTGGCGAAGCCCCCGCTGTCGAGGCAGCGCTATTCTGAGCCGTTCGGTTCGCCGGGTGTGCCTTCCCGGGGACTATCCCTGACGCTCGGTGGTCCGTACGCAAAGCGGCTGCTGGTCCGGGTTTTCGACCGCCTGTGCAATGGCGGTCACGAAGGTCGTCAGTTCATCCGGTGTCAGCGCGGCCAGCAGGCGGTTCATCAGGGCCGGATCGATGCGTGCCAGGCTGCTTTCTCCTGAGCTCAAGGGCACCCAGATGCCCGCCGAACGGAATTCGTCCTCGGCGTCCTCGGCCCGGGCCGCAGCCTCGTTTTCCTCAATGTCCGCCTCGTACCACGCTTCGATCCGGTCGAGCAGCTCGTCGTCGATGTCGTCGGGGATGGCGACGATCGTGACGTCTTCGTTGATCGGATCCGGGCGACTGGTGACGACGAGACCCAAGGCTTCGATCCGGGCGATGAAGTTCACGCCCCGATCCCTGGTCAAGAAACAGAATTCATACATCTTCGTCTTTCCTCCGCGTGACCAATGGGCGGCGCGCTTTCACTGAGTATGGCGTGTGGACGCCTCCCTTGTTCGATGCTTCCGTGGAGCCCATGGCATCATAGATTTTTTCAGGATGCTTATAACGAAACTAATCAGTAACTTATTGGCTTGACAGGATTTTTCTTCTGGATACAGTGCTTGAACCACCCCATGTTTTTTGGGGGGTTTGACGGGAGAAGTTCAGTATGAGCATTGAATCTCAGATTTTAGATATCTCGATCATCGCCATGGTTGGCATTATCGCTGTTCCGACGTATGTGTTCCTGTGGTTCTGGTACAAGTCCGGCAAGGCAATGAAGGAAAAACACCTTCATTGATCATCCCCGTGCCGCAGGGTGATGCGGCTTTTCAGGTGTCCCTGCACGGCACGCTGTTAAGTTTTATCACACGCGAAGCCCGGACGAACGTCCGGGCTTTTTGTTTTTCTGCTGTTGCCAACGCTTGGCCGGTGGAACTACCGCAGGGGGAGATAAAGATCGGTAATGAGTTCGTGCTCATCCACGTCGGGCACGAGATTGAGGTAATGGAAAAAGAGCGGAAAGTCGCGTAGGGCCTCGCCGCTCTCCGGAAGCCAGTTGCGGTATAGATAGATTGCACGGGCGCCGATGCCCTGATGACTGCCCTCATGACGGATTCGCGCGCAGCGGCCGCCTGGAATGATCCGGTTGATCACGCCGAAGCCGTTGTCGGGAATCTCGGTATTCACCGACCCGCAGATATCGAAACGGAATTCGTCCGGCGGGGTCGTCTGGGGGTTGTCGTAGGCGATACCGAACGTATGGCTGCTTCGGACGGGTGACAAGCCGCTCTGCTTGCGCCATTCGATGAAGCGCATCACGGAGTCGTTCAGCAGCTCGGGGTCGCCCCGGTGCTCCAGGGCGGCAATTCGGGTTTCCTCAAAATCGACAATTGATACATTCATGTTCTGCGGTCTCTCCGGCGTGTTGATCTGAAATTGCGCCCACCAGGGTTTCCAGGCAGGCGATTTCTTGAACCGGGATGGGGTCTGGTCGAACACGCGTTTGAAGGCACGGGAGAAGGACTCCGGGTTTTCGAACCCGGCATCCAGCGCAATGTCGATGATGCGCAGGTCGCCACCGAATACGAGTTGGTACGACGCTCGCTTCAGTCTCATCAATTGGACGTAGTGGTGGACATTGACGCCCGTGTGGCTGGAAAACACCCGATGAAAATGGAATTTGGACAGATTGGCCACTTCGCTGAGATGCGCTACGGACAAATCCGCATCCAGATTCCTGTCGATGTAGTCGAGTACCTTGGCGAATCGTTCGTTGTAGGTGCCTGCGCCTGCGTTGTTCACACTGCGTTCCCTCCTCGGTTCGATCGGTACTATGACGGCTGTCGATAGACTGTGTCCTGACCGGAATTGCGGGATTGTCCGGTCGCTCGATGATCGACGACCTAGCTCGGTCGACCTAGATAAGGTCCAGTGCTTGATTGAGGTGGCTGACGGGCGTGATGGTCAAGCCGTCGATCGGTCGACCCGGCAGGTTGGCCTTGGGGACGATGGCATGGGTCATCCCGTGCTTGGCGGCTTCGGCCAAGCGTTCCGGACCGCCGCTGACCGGGCGAATCTCGCCAGCAAGCCCGACTTCGCCGAAGACGACGAGTCCCTCGGGCAGCGGGCGGTTTCGGAAGCTCGACAGCACGGCGAGCAGGCTGGGTAGATCCGCCGCGGTTTCGCCGACGCGCACGCCGCCGACCACATTCAGAAAGACATCTTGATCGTAGAGGGCGATCTGGCCGTGCCGATGCAGCACGGCCAGCAGCATCGCCAGACGGTTCTGCTCCAGGCCGACCGTGAGCCGCCGGGGATTGCCGCCCGGGTGCTCGGCTACCAGTGCCTGCACTTCGACAAGCAGGGGGCGCGTGCCCTCGCGCGTCACGGTGATCACGCTGCCCGCGACAGGTTGCTCATGACGTGACAAAAAAATGGCGGACGGATTGCTGACGGGTTTGAGGCCACGGTCCGTCATCGCGAAGACGCCGATCTCGTTGGCGGCGCCGAAGCGGTTCTTGACGGCCCGGATCACGCGGAAACGCGCGCCCGGATCGCCTTCGAAGTACAGGACGGTATCGACCATATGCTCCAGCACGCGCGGACCGGCCAAGGCGCCTTCCTTGGTGACGTGACCCACGATGAAGATCGTGACGTCGTGGCGCTTGGCGAAGCGGACCAGTTGGGCCGTGCCTTCGCGCAGCTGGGATACCGAGCCGGGCGCGGCGGTGAGCCCTTCCGTATGCAGGGTCTGGATGGAATCCACGACGAGCAGGCGTGGCAGTTGCCGGGCGCAATGGGCAAGGATCGATTCGACCGAGGTTTCGCTCATCAGCGTGAGCTGGCCTTCCTTGCCCGCGAGATCGACCCCCAGGCGCTGTGCCCGCAGGGCGACCTGCTGGAGGGATTCCTCGCCGGTGACGTACAGGCAGGGCATGTTCGCCTGCAGGGTCAGCAGGGTTTGCAGCAGCAGGGTGGATTTGCCGATGCCGGGATCGCCGCCGATCAGGACGACCGACCCCGGAACGAGGCCGCCACCCAGGACGCGGTCGAGTTCGTCGAGGCCGGTCGTCTCCCGGGGCGTTTCGCTGATGCGCACCTCCGACAGGATCGTGACCTGGGGACTGCCGCCGGCATAGCCGGCCGCACGCTCGTTGCGTGCGCCGGCGGGCGCATTGGGTATACGAATTTCCGTGAGACTGTTCCAGGCCCCGCATTCGCTGCAGCGTCCCGCCCATTTGGGGAAGTCGGCACCGCATTCCTGGCAGACGAAGGCGGATTTTTCCTTCGCCCGCGCCATCAGGAAGCGCCGGATTCCATCTTGAAGGTCAAGCGTGCCATTTCGACCGCACGCTTGCGTACGCTGAGCACTTCGATCTGCACGCCGTCCGGTTCGATGACCGCGCCGACGGTGGGCAGGGTTTCAAGCTGCTCGATGATCAGGCCGTTCAGGGTGCTGGCTTCCTGGGTCGGCAATTCGATGGCCAGTTCCCGGTTGATCTCCCGGATCGGCACGTTCCCGCGGAGGAGATAGCTGCCGTCTTCCTGGCGACTGATGCCCTCGACGTCCGATTCCGGGTCCGTGGTGAAATCCCCCACGATTTCCTCGAGGATGTCTTCCAGGGTGACCATGCCCAGCACGTCGCCGTATTCGTCCACCACCAGGGCAGAACGACGGTTTTCCGTCTGGAAATTCAGCAACTGCGTCGTCAACGGCGTGCCTTCGGGGACGTAATAGGGTTCCCGCAACAGCCGCTTGAGCTGGCTCTTGGTGAGGGAGTTGTCCATCAGCGGGGCGAACAGCCGACGTACGTTGATGATGCCGACGGTGTGTTCCACGGAACCGTGAAACACGGGGATCCGGCTGTAGGGCGAACTCCGGAGCTGATTGAGCACCTCGTCCCAGGGAACGTCGATGTCGATGCCGAAGATTTCCGCCCGCGGGATCATGATGTCTTCGACCCGGGCCTGTTCGAGTTCCAGCACCGAAAGCAACAGACTCTGGTTTTGTTCCGGCAGATGGTGACTGGATTCGCGCACGATGGTCTGCAACTCCGCGGTGGACAGGCCCTGAACCGCCCCCGCACGCGTGTTGAACCCCAGAACGAACAGCAGACTGTTGGCCAGCAGGTTGATCAGGCGGATCAACGGCGACATGAACCGCATGACGAAGGAGAAGAAGTAGGCAGCCGGCCAGGCGATGCGTTCCGGCGAGATCGCGGCGGCCGTTTTGGGCGCCACTTCGGCAAAGATGAGCAGGGCGAAGGTCATGATGCCGGTGGCGACGGCGATCCCGCTGTCGCCGAACACGCGCAGACCAATGACGGTCGCGATCGAGGACGCCAGAATATTGGCAAAGTTGTTGCCCAGCAGAATCAGGCCGATCAGCCGATCCGGCTGTTCCAGCAGTTTCTGGGCACGCACGGCACCGCCATGCCCTCGTTTGGCCAGGTGGCGAAGCCGGTATCGGTTCAGAGAAATCAGTGCGGTTTCTGAACTCGAGAAAAAGGCCGACACCAGAATGAGGACGATGAGCGCAGCGATCAGGACGCCAAGATGGATCTCGTTCAATGAGCGTTCTATGGGTAGTGAAACCGAAGCCAAGTGTACGCAAATTTTCGCGATAAAAGAAAGTTTTCCCGACTGCTCGTTCACTGATCGAGGTGAATGATCTCGCAGGAGGGGGATTTATGCGCGGGCGTCAGGAATCCGTTTCCGATGTTGGCACGGATATGGCTAGGGATACATCCATCAATGCTGAGGAGGTTATCAGTCATGACGGATCAAATTTTTGGGATTCACGGGTTGGCCTTGACCTACCGCTCGCAGCGGATGGGCGTCCTGTCCTCGAATATCGCCAATGCCGATACGCCGGAATACAAGGCGCGGGATCTCTCGTTCGGGGATGCCCTGCGTGCGGCGGCCGGACCGGTCGGGCAGGGGGGCGTGGATCAGCCGCTGGCGCTCAAGCGCGATGCGCCGGGACAGTTGACGGCGGCCGGTTCGATCGATGGGGCGAAGGAAATGTACCGCATTCCGGATCAGCCGGCGCTGGACGGAAACACGGTGGATATGGAGCGCGAGCGTGTGCGATTCACCGAGAATGCGGTGGCCTATCAGACGACACTCAATTTTCTCAACAGCCGAATCAAAGGCATCAACTCGGCCCTGACCGGGCAATAGGAGGCCTGACCCATGAGCTTGTTCTCGATTTTCAATGTGGCGAGTTCCGCCATGTCCGCCCAGTCGCTGCGGTTGAATGCCACGGCGTCCAACATGGCCAACGCCAATTCCGTGGCCACCAAGCCCGAAGATGCCTACAAGGCCCGCGAACCCGTATTCCAGCAGGTTCTTGAGCAGAATGGCGGGGTCGGGGTGCGCGTGATGGGCATCACCCAGAGCAATGCCACAAACCCCGCCCTGTACCAGCCCGGCAACCCCCTGGCGAACAAGGACGGTTA
The Halothiobacillus diazotrophicus DNA segment above includes these coding regions:
- a CDS encoding HlyC/CorC family transporter, translated to MNEIHLGVLIAALIVLILVSAFFSSSETALISLNRYRLRHLAKRGHGGAVRAQKLLEQPDRLIGLILLGNNFANILASSIATVIGLRVFGDSGIAVATGIMTFALLIFAEVAPKTAAAISPERIAWPAAYFFSFVMRFMSPLIRLINLLANSLLFVLGFNTRAGAVQGLSTAELQTIVRESSHHLPEQNQSLLLSVLELEQARVEDIMIPRAEIFGIDIDVPWDEVLNQLRSSPYSRIPVFHGSVEHTVGIINVRRLFAPLMDNSLTKSQLKRLLREPYYVPEGTPLTTQLLNFQTENRRSALVVDEYGDVLGMVTLEDILEEIVGDFTTDPESDVEGISRQEDGSYLLRGNVPIREINRELAIELPTQEASTLNGLIIEQLETLPTVGAVIEPDGVQIEVLSVRKRAVEMARLTFKMESGAS
- the flgB gene encoding flagellar basal body rod protein FlgB: MTDQIFGIHGLALTYRSQRMGVLSSNIANADTPEYKARDLSFGDALRAAAGPVGQGGVDQPLALKRDAPGQLTAAGSIDGAKEMYRIPDQPALDGNTVDMERERVRFTENAVAYQTTLNFLNSRIKGINSALTGQ
- the flgC gene encoding flagellar basal body rod protein FlgC gives rise to the protein MSLFSIFNVASSAMSAQSLRLNATASNMANANSVATKPEDAYKAREPVFQQVLEQNGGVGVRVMGITQSNATNPALYQPGNPLANKDGYVYSSNVNPVEEMVNMLSASRSYQTNVQVMDTAKNLALRTLQLGQ